The Vicinamibacterales bacterium genome includes the window GAGCACGGCAAGCAACAGCAGCCATCCGCCGGAGGTGAGCGGCAGCCGCGCGCCGCGCTCCAGCGCGGCCGGTGCGATCGCGATGAACGCGCTCACCGCGCCGATCGCCAGTCCGCAGCCGAGCAATACCGCATTCTCGGCCAGGATGATTGCAAAGAGGTTCGACCGGCCGTAGCCGACGGCGCGCAGGAGCGCCAGTTCGCGGCGGCGCTCCAGGATGTTGCGCAGCAGGACGGCGGCCAGCCCGATGGTGCCGACCAGCAGTCCGAGCCCGCCGAGCGTCTGGAACGTCGACAGGTACGTGTTCTCGACCGCGTGGAACTCGGCAAGGCGCCGCGCCGTCGGCGTGGCGTCGGCGCCGAGATCGGACGCGGTGCGCTCGATGCCCTGCGCGATCTCCGCTGCCTGCGCCGGAGGGGTCTCGATCAGCAGGACCTGGTAGCCCTGCTGCTCGGGAAAGAGCCGGACGAAGTTCTCGTCCGACATCATCAGCTCGCTCTGGAAAATGCTGTCGGCGAGCGCCGCGACGAACCTGAGCCGGATCCGGCGGTCGCCGCGAACCAGTTCCATCTCGTCACCCAGCGCCTTGTGCAGCACGTAGGTCATCGAGTTCGCATCGGCGGCGACGGGAATCACGCCGCCGGGCAGCGGCTGGGTCAACAGGCGCCAGGGATTCGCCCGGTCCGCGTCCGATGCGGCCAGCGATCCCTGAAAGGCGAATCGCCCCGCGTCCATGAACCGCCGTCCGGCCCCGAGCATCCGCGGATTGGTCGGTTCGTAGAGGTTCAGACAGCTCGCGTCGTCTCCCGGCAGCAGCCGGAACGGCTCGACGGTGAGACCCGTCCTGGGCAGCCCGAGCAGGTCGCGGCCGTCCGGCGAATTCGGATCGTGTACCAGCGGCAGCGCCAGATCGACGAGCAGCGGGTACCCTCCGGTGCCGGAATGGGGGTCCGACGCATCGATCTCACCGCGCCGGAACGCGTCGACGGAGATGAGGATGAAGGTGGCCGAGGCGATCACCGCGACGGCGAGGACGCTCCGTCCGGGCCGCTCGGTCGTGTTGCGGAAGCCGATCCCCGGTGTGGAACGCACGCTCGACGCGGCGCGCGACACCGCCGTCAGCCGCGCGGCGAGCAGGAACAGACACGCGCCGAGCATCGACGCGCCGGCGCCGAAGAACGCGCCGGCGGCGGGGATCGCCTTCGCGGCTCCGGCAGCGATGAGCGAGATGGCGGCGACGAACAGCAGCACGCCGAGCGCTGTGGCGGGCACACGCCGGCCCGACGGATGCGATGCGAACTGCTCGAACGGCCGGATGTCGCCGGCAAGCAGCGACCGCTCGGAGATGCGGGACAGGCCGCGCAGCGTCCACCAGATGCAGCCCATCGCCGCGAGGAGCGCGCCGGCGGCGCCGGCCGCCAGGGAAAGCGGCGAGACGTGCAGCGTGAGCGCCGTCGTCCCCACGGCCCCGGACCACCAGGTGCGCAGTCCCGCCATCAGGATGGCGCCGTAGGCCACCGCCCCGGCGATGCCGAGCACGCTCCCCGCGATGGCGAGGACGAGTCCTTCACCGGCAAACAGACGACGGACCGCCGGGGTGCTGTAGCCGACCGCGCGCAGCAGCCCGACTTCGCGGGCACGCTGCTCGACGCCGAGCCGGAAGAACAGCGCCGCGAGCACCAGCGCGGAGACGACGAGGAAGAAGCTGAAATAGACGAAGTATTCGCCGAAGTTGGTGGCGCCGCGGGAGGCGTGGAGGGCTTCGGCCCGGACGGCGCGCGCGGCGATACCGCTGGCGGCGGGATCGGCGGCGTTCAGGAAGGCGGCGGCGAATGCGTCGCGCGCCTGCGTCAGCGTCTGCGTGGGGCCCGGGATCAGGCGCATCGACGTGCGATCGCCGTGACGCGTCTTCCACAGCTCCTGCCCGACGCTCGCGAAGATGAACGCTTTGGGGGTGGTGCGATACCGCTTCCAGTAGTCCTCGTCTTTCGGACGCACCCGCTTGAGGTCGATCGGAAACGGCGGATCCCAATCGCCGAGGGTGTCGGCCTCGGTGATGCCCGGATACACCGGCGTCAGATCGCGATCCGCGGCCGCCCCTTCGATCGGCACGATCGCCCCCACCGCGAACTCCGCCTGACGTGTGACCAGGATGCCGGGCTCCTGCCACACGTAGTAGTCCAGCGTAATGGGATCGCCGACCTTCACGCCGAGATCGCGGGCGGTCCAGTCGTTCAGGACGATCGGCGGCCGCTCCGGCGCCTGTGATTGATCGAGATATCCGGCCGGAACGATCGGCACGATCGACGTTGCCGAGACCAGCGAGTACGGCACGTGCGCGGCGCCGCTGCGGATGGTGTTGGCCAGATAGGTGAAGACGGGATGCGAGGTCAGCCCGGCGAGCTTTGCCGCCTGCTCCGCGGCCGAGGAACGGCTCGCGTCGATGACGCCGGCGTCCGCTTCGAGCGCCAGGCCGCGCTCGGGATCGAGGATGCGCAGCGCCAGTCCGTAGTCCTCGAGGTGGACGTTCTTCTTGAGGAGCGCGCCGAGGAACTGGCCGGCGTCGTGCACCTGCGGCGCCGGCTGGTCGGCCACGAGGATCGCATTCGCCTTCCGCGCGATCTCGAGATCCTGCTGCAGCCGGCGCAGCGGCACGTACACGGCGCGGACGTCCCCCTGCTGCGGCCGGATCGTGAACTCGCCGAGCGCGCCGCGATCGAGCACGCCGCGCACGGTGAGCCGGATCGTGCGGCCGGCGTCTTCCTTGCGGCCGTGGACGGATTCGATCGGGATCGCGGACGGACGCTCCAGGCGGACCAGCACGGTGCCGCCGTCCGATGCGCCGATGTCGGCGGCCAGCGCCCGGCTGACGAATGCGTCGCGGCCTGAAGGGCCGGTCCGCTGGACTCCGTGAAACTGCCAGAAGCGATCGTCGACGCCGTACACCGCGACGTTCGACGCGCGGCGGCCGGTGGTCTGCTCGCTGACCGCCCCTTGCAGGATCACGAGCGGCGCGGCGGCGGCGAACGCCTGGCGGAATGCCGGGTCGTTCTGGAGGTCGCCGGCGAGCTGCTCGCGGAAGAACCCGGTGGAGAGCACCGCGCGATCGGTGCGGCCGAGCCGCTCGACGACGAGGTCGCGCAGGCTGCCGCGGACCGAATCGCCGACCAGCAGCGCGCCGGACAGCACTGCGACCGCGGTCGCCACACCGGCGATCACCGCGAGATTGGTTCGCCAGTAGTGTGCGAGCCCCCGCCGGATCAGGTCGGTTGCGGTCACGAGCGGCGGAGTTGAGCGTCGAGCAGGTTGAAGCGGATCGGAAGCCGCGCCGCCAGCTCCGCGCTGTGGGTGACCACCACGAGGATCGTGTTCTGCAACCGGTGCAGGTCGAGCAGCACGCCGGTCACGTTGTCGGCCGCGGCGCGGTCCAGGTTGCCGGTCGGCTCGTCACACAGCAGCAGGCGCGGCTGCCGCACCAGCGCGCGCGCGATGGCGACGCGCTGGCGCTCGCCGCCGGACAACTGCGCCGGCCGGTGATCGCTGCGATCGGCGAGGCCGACCTGCGCGACCAGCTTCTCGGCGTGCGCGCGGTCCGCCTCCGCCTGCTGCCGTCCGGCGGACTTCGCCGAGACCAGCGTCGGAATGAGCACGTTCTCGAGCACGGTACACTGCGGCAGCAGACAGTGATCCTGGAACACGAACCCGATGCGCTCGTTGCGGAAGGCAGCGAGCTGCGCCGGCGGCAGCGCGAACGGGTCGACGCCGTCGAGCGTCACCGTTCCTGCGGTCGGAGGCTCCAGCCCGCCGAGCACGTACAAGAGCGAGCTCTTGCCGCTCCCCGACGGTCCCATGACCGCGGCCGCGTCACCCGGCGCGAGGTCGAACGACACGCCGGACAGCACGCGCAGCGGTCCGCGCGCGGTGGGATAGTCCTTCGTGAGCTGAGCGACGTGCAGCATTCTCAGTTCCCGGCGTCAGCCCCGGGATCCAGAACCGCTGGATGAACCCGTGACCTCCGAATAGACTGCCATCAGCCGGTCGGCCGACCTGGCGATGTCGTAGTGCCGCCGGACGCCGTCGAAGCCGCGCTCGCCGAGCCGTTCGTTCAGCGCGCGGTCGGCCCAGAGATCGTGCAGCGCTCCGGCCAGCGCATCCGGATCGTCGGGAGGGACGAGCAGGCCGCCCCCCGTCTTCTCGATCATCTCGGTGAAGGCGCCGCGGCGGGGCTGCACGACGGGGACCCCTTCGGCCATCGCCTCCAGGACGAACACGCCCTTCGGTTCGTCGTAGGGCGTCGGCACCGACAGCACGTCGAGCGATCGGAGGAACTCGAGCTTGCCGTCGCGATCGACGCTGCCGTGGTACATGAACTCGTCCGCCAGGCCGGCGCCGCGCAGCCGCGCCTTGACCTCCGCAAGATACGGCGCCTGCGCCGGCCACATGTACCCGGCGGCGTCGAGCCGCATCCGCGCCTGCGGGACGCGGCGGCGCAGGCGGACGTAGGCGTCCGCGAGCACGTGCAGCCCCTTCTCCGGCGCGATCCGCGCGAAGTACCCGACGCGGAACGGATCGCCGTGACGCTCGCGCCGCGCGAATCCCGTCAGGTTGATCCCGAGCGGGACGACGGACATGCGGTCGCGCGGGATGGCCAGCATCGACGACATCACCGGCACGTACGCCTCGCTGACCGGCAGGAAGCGGTCCACCTCGCGCACCTGCCGCTGGATCAGCTCGATCGCCTGGGTCCGGTACGGCTCGATCAGTTCGTTGAGAAACAGGTCCTCTCCCTGCAGCGTGCAGCACACCGGCCGGCCGAGGGCGCGCTTCAGCGGCCGGGCGAGCCCGATCAGCAGCGAGTTGGGCAGGTTGATCACGTCGGGGACCGGCTCGTCCGCGATCCACGTCAGCAGCTTGCCGAATTCCTTGCGCAGCACGCCGTGATCCCCTTCGAGCATCGAGATCGTCATGTCGCCGAGCAGTTTCGGATCGGTCGACGTGGATCGGCTGGCGAGCGTCTTGATCAGCCACGGCGCGTCGAGCAGCGCATCCAGCCATTTCGGGCTGCGCCGGAAAAACGGCACGTATTGCTGCAGGTAGACGCTGATGCCGCCGAACAGCACGCGGCGGTGGCTCACGTTGGTCTCGTCCGGACTGGTCGGCGTGTAGAGCGGCAGCAGGGTGACCCGGTGCCCGCGGCGCAGCAGCTCCACCGCGAGCGCGTTGTCACGGAGGCAGGAGCCGCAGTACATCCCGGCGGCTCCGGCGGTAATTGAGAGGATGTTCACCGCCGCCCAGGCCGCTCTAGATCGCCGCGGCCTGGAAGGCGCGGGCCCGGAACAGGAAGTCGATCAGATTCCCTTCGTGCGGCTGCAGCCAGTTCAGCTGCGTGGTCGGCACCGGACCGAAGTTCAGCCGGTCGACGTGCACCGCGTCGAGCAGCCTGCGCCGCAGCTCCTCGTTGTTGGTGAGCGCGGTGCAGACGAGCGTGGGACCGATCGCCTGGATCATCTTCGCTTCGGGGCACTGCACCACCGTCGCGAACGGGAACATGTATTCCTTGCTGGCGATCGCCGCCTCCGGCGAGTCGCAGTGCACGATGGTCGGCAGCAGGTAATCGGCACGCCCCTGCTTGACGAGGCGCGGACCTCTCCGGTATTTCGCGGTGACGTCGACGACGCCGGGGGCCTGAAGGTCGGCGTCGATCGCCGCGTTGATCGCGTCTGCCGCGCCGGGGACGGTGAATGCGGCCAGGCTCGCGTCGGGGTGATCCGGCGGCAGCGCCTCGATCTTCGCCAGGCGCGCGGCAATCGCATCGGCGATCGCCTGCGTGTGACGGCTCGCCCAGATCCCCGAGGTGTTGATGCAGCCGCGGCCGCTGTTCAGGAAGATGCTGTCGACCATGACGTCGAGGAACTCCTCCCACCGGTCGACCACGTCGTCGCCGATCAGGATCTTGGAGAAGCCCGGCCCGTGCGCCTGGACCTTCGGGTTGCCGCGATAGCGATCGACCGTCGCCTGGCCGCCGAAGATCATCGTGCGATCCAGCGCGTCGAGCACCGCGGCCCCGACGTCGGCGCCGCCCGGATACAGGGAAATCGCCTCGCGCGGAATGCCGGCCTGGAAGAACGCCTCGGTCATGCGGTACGGCGTCCACGGCTCCTGCGGTCCCGGTTTGAGCACCAGGCCGACCTGCAGCGGGATGATCGGCAGCCACAGCGTGTGCACGCCCGGGGAGTTCGACGGAAGCACGAGGCCGACGACCGGGCTCTGCACCTGGAAGCTGATCGGCACGCCGCGTTCCTCGCCGTATCCGGCGGACAGCACGTCGAGCGCCAGACCGCGCGTCAGCGATTCGAGGATCCGCCGCATCTCGGCGAGCACGAAGGCGTTCTTCTTCATGTTCGCGCGGCACATCTTCTCGGGCAGGCCGGTGCTGGCCGATTGCGCGCGCGCGAACTCGTCGGGCGACTGCGTGCCGGTACCCATCGGCAGCGTCCCGCTCATGTACAGCTCGCCGGCCTTGCCGGCGCGGGCGATCAGCTCGTCGATGGAAAACTCGCGCAGCACCTCGCGGGCGCGCGCCGCCTTGCGCGCGTCGCGCTGGATCATGCCGCCGTTGGCGCGGCTCACGGTCGCCATCGGCTCGCCGGTCGAGAAGTGGACGACCTCGTCCTTCTCCAGCGAATCGTACGGTTGGCCCCAGCGGAGTATCGGTAGATGCAGCATCGGGTTATTCAGCGCCGGTCACGGTCACGCAGACGTCGCGGAGGACGCCGGGACCTCTTGTGTTCCTGTCTCTAGTACACACCAACAGTGGTCGTGGCGGCGAAGCCGTGGAATGGCCGGACGCCGCTGACCCCGTCCCACGGATACTTGTCGTGCGGCTTCTCGCGCTCCCCTTCATCCCGCTCGAGGAAGCCGGGCATGAAGAACTCCTTCGTCAGCGTCGTCAGCTTCACGCGTCCGGTCTGGCCGTACTCCACGACTTTGTTCTGATCGTCGAAGTCGACCACCTGCACGACGGCGCGCGGCTGCGGCGCGTAGTAGGTGATCTTGTAGCCGTTCGCGGGACCGCTCGGCGCGCTGGCGGCCAGGCCCATCAGCGTGTTGCCGTAGGTCGGCGTCATGTAGGCGCCGTCGAGCAGCTCCTCGTGCGCGAAGCGGTTCCACTGCGGCGTGAACTCGGTGCCGCCGGAGAAGATCCCGGTGATGCCGGCCTTGCGGATCGACGTGCCCATGTCTTCCAGCCGGAGCGCGAGCGCCTCGAGCAGCTTCGGCGTGGTGAACATGCAGCGGATGTCGTGGTTCGCCTGGAGGATCGTCACCGCCTGGTCGATCACGTGATCCTTGTAGGCCTGGAGGTGCTCGGTCCAGCCCTTCTTGATCAGTTTGATGACCCAGCGCGGATCGAGATCGA containing:
- a CDS encoding glycosyltransferase family 4 protein — encoded protein: MNILSITAGAAGMYCGSCLRDNALAVELLRRGHRVTLLPLYTPTSPDETNVSHRRVLFGGISVYLQQYVPFFRRSPKWLDALLDAPWLIKTLASRSTSTDPKLLGDMTISMLEGDHGVLRKEFGKLLTWIADEPVPDVINLPNSLLIGLARPLKRALGRPVCCTLQGEDLFLNELIEPYRTQAIELIQRQVREVDRFLPVSEAYVPVMSSMLAIPRDRMSVVPLGINLTGFARRERHGDPFRVGYFARIAPEKGLHVLADAYVRLRRRVPQARMRLDAAGYMWPAQAPYLAEVKARLRGAGLADEFMYHGSVDRDGKLEFLRSLDVLSVPTPYDEPKGVFVLEAMAEGVPVVQPRRGAFTEMIEKTGGGLLVPPDDPDALAGALHDLWADRALNERLGERGFDGVRRHYDIARSADRLMAVYSEVTGSSSGSGSRG
- a CDS encoding FtsX-like permease family protein, coding for MTATDLIRRGLAHYWRTNLAVIAGVATAVAVLSGALLVGDSVRGSLRDLVVERLGRTDRAVLSTGFFREQLAGDLQNDPAFRQAFAAAAPLVILQGAVSEQTTGRRASNVAVYGVDDRFWQFHGVQRTGPSGRDAFVSRALAADIGASDGGTVLVRLERPSAIPIESVHGRKEDAGRTIRLTVRGVLDRGALGEFTIRPQQGDVRAVYVPLRRLQQDLEIARKANAILVADQPAPQVHDAGQFLGALLKKNVHLEDYGLALRILDPERGLALEADAGVIDASRSSAAEQAAKLAGLTSHPVFTYLANTIRSGAAHVPYSLVSATSIVPIVPAGYLDQSQAPERPPIVLNDWTARDLGVKVGDPITLDYYVWQEPGILVTRQAEFAVGAIVPIEGAAADRDLTPVYPGITEADTLGDWDPPFPIDLKRVRPKDEDYWKRYRTTPKAFIFASVGQELWKTRHGDRTSMRLIPGPTQTLTQARDAFAAAFLNAADPAASGIAARAVRAEALHASRGATNFGEYFVYFSFFLVVSALVLAALFFRLGVEQRAREVGLLRAVGYSTPAVRRLFAGEGLVLAIAGSVLGIAGAVAYGAILMAGLRTWWSGAVGTTALTLHVSPLSLAAGAAGALLAAMGCIWWTLRGLSRISERSLLAGDIRPFEQFASHPSGRRVPATALGVLLFVAAISLIAAGAAKAIPAAGAFFGAGASMLGACLFLLAARLTAVSRAASSVRSTPGIGFRNTTERPGRSVLAVAVIASATFILISVDAFRRGEIDASDPHSGTGGYPLLVDLALPLVHDPNSPDGRDLLGLPRTGLTVEPFRLLPGDDASCLNLYEPTNPRMLGAGRRFMDAGRFAFQGSLAASDADRANPWRLLTQPLPGGVIPVAADANSMTYVLHKALGDEMELVRGDRRIRLRFVAALADSIFQSELMMSDENFVRLFPEQQGYQVLLIETPPAQAAEIAQGIERTASDLGADATPTARRLAEFHAVENTYLSTFQTLGGLGLLVGTIGLAAVLLRNILERRRELALLRAVGYGRSNLFAIILAENAVLLGCGLAIGAVSAFIAIAPAALERGARLPLTSGGWLLLLAVLAAGLLSSIVATRAAVRSPLVAALRSE
- a CDS encoding ABC transporter ATP-binding protein — protein: MLHVAQLTKDYPTARGPLRVLSGVSFDLAPGDAAAVMGPSGSGKSSLLYVLGGLEPPTAGTVTLDGVDPFALPPAQLAAFRNERIGFVFQDHCLLPQCTVLENVLIPTLVSAKSAGRQQAEADRAHAEKLVAQVGLADRSDHRPAQLSGGERQRVAIARALVRQPRLLLCDEPTGNLDRAAADNVTGVLLDLHRLQNTILVVVTHSAELAARLPIRFNLLDAQLRRS
- a CDS encoding aldehyde dehydrogenase family protein, with the translated sequence MLHLPILRWGQPYDSLEKDEVVHFSTGEPMATVSRANGGMIQRDARKAARAREVLREFSIDELIARAGKAGELYMSGTLPMGTGTQSPDEFARAQSASTGLPEKMCRANMKKNAFVLAEMRRILESLTRGLALDVLSAGYGEERGVPISFQVQSPVVGLVLPSNSPGVHTLWLPIIPLQVGLVLKPGPQEPWTPYRMTEAFFQAGIPREAISLYPGGADVGAAVLDALDRTMIFGGQATVDRYRGNPKVQAHGPGFSKILIGDDVVDRWEEFLDVMVDSIFLNSGRGCINTSGIWASRHTQAIADAIAARLAKIEALPPDHPDASLAAFTVPGAADAINAAIDADLQAPGVVDVTAKYRRGPRLVKQGRADYLLPTIVHCDSPEAAIASKEYMFPFATVVQCPEAKMIQAIGPTLVCTALTNNEELRRRLLDAVHVDRLNFGPVPTTQLNWLQPHEGNLIDFLFRARAFQAAAI